AGCCGTATGAACGTCGGCTATCAGGTAATTACGCTTGGTCGGCTTGGGCTAGGGATACAGACCATCCTGACGAGATGTTGGAATTTGTTACGGGCAAGCTCTGGACGAAGCTCACCAGTCCTGATCCGAAGAAAGGTTTGGGCGATGATCTGTTAGCCCAGCGGTTCCGCCGCATTTTCGATAATGTGCGTAACTATTGCCGGCGAGGCGTATCTTTTGCAAAGGTCGTCCAACAGGTCGATAAGCTGCACTTTGCCGATGACACAGATGTGCATGTGCTGTCAGAGATTTATGAGGACCTCCTGAAGCGCGTTGCAGCTGACTCGGCTGGGTATGCAGGTGAGTTCTATACCCAGCGGCATGTTATTCGTGCAATGGTGGCGGTTGTTCGACCGAAGTCAGGTGACCGGGTATACGACCCCTGTTTTGGTACAGCCGGATTTCTTGGAGAGGCTGCAGACTTCATCCGCAAGAATGGCTCGCTTAGCGGTAAGGACCTTGATAATCTCCAGAAGAACACTTTTTACGGTATGGAGATTAAGCCACTCACTTACCTGCTCGGTACCATGAACATGATACTCCACGGGATCGAGGGTGCTAATCTGGAGCTGACCAATACATTGGAAATCCACAGCCAGAATGTCGGAGAGAAGGATAAATATAGTGTAATTCTTGCAAATCCTCCCTACGGTGGCAAAATGGATCAGACTATGCAGACTAATTTCCGTGTTAAGTCCGCTGCGACGGAATGCCTCTTTGTCCAACACATCATGGCCAACCTGGCCAAAGGCGGCCGCGCTGGCGTGGTCATTCCGGAAGGGGTGCTATTCCGTGGTGGGCCGGATCAGAAAGTCCGCAAGGAATTGATCGAGCAATTCAATGTCCATGCTATCCTCTCGCTTCCTGCAGGATGTTTCTTGCCATATACAGGCGTAAAAACCAATGTCATTTTCTTCGACCGGCCTAAGGACGGATCGGGAACAAAGAACGTCTGGTTCTATGAACTTACCAACGATGGATTTGAGTTAAAGCAGACTCGTAAATCTATTGAAGGCAATCAGATCCCAGATTTCCTTTCCAAGTGGGAGAAACGAATTGAGGGAGAGAACTCCTGGACAGTTCCCGTGGAGCAGATCATTGAGCGTGGTTACGATCTTTCAGCTAAGAACCCGAATCGGAAGGACGATTACGAGCACCGGCCAGCACTGGAGTTGGTGCAATCTATTAAAGCCAAGGAAAACCGAATCATGGAGCTTCTTGATGAATTGGAAGCAATCCTGGAGGCTAAGCAGTGACGGCATGGCCTTCAAAGCCGATAGGCAATCTGTGCAACTTGATCAATGGGCGTGCCTTTAAGCCCTCAGATTGGGGTGTATCAGGATTGCCTATTGTTCGGATTCAAAACCTTAATGACCATTCAAAACCTTTTAACCTTTATAAGGGCAAATTTGTCGAGAAGCATCTTATCGATAATGATGCAATCTTGCTTTCATGGTCCGGTACTCCCGGGACATCTTTCGGATGCTTCCGATGGATGCGAGGCCCTGCGATATTAAATCAGCACATCTTTAAGGTGATCGTTAATGAGGAAATAATAGATGGTGATTTCTTCATTTATGCCGTTAATAGTAAATTGGAAGAGATGATTCGCCAATCTCATGGTGGTGTTGGTCTTCAACATATCACGAAAAGTAAATTGGAGGCAATCCGACTTCCCGTGCCACAGCTCGTAGTGCAGCGCCGCATTGTTGCTCGCATTAAGGAGTGCCTGGAACGGATAGAGGAGATAGAGAGCTTACGTGCTACGACTACGCAGGAGCATGACTTCTTATTGGAGTCTTTAATCGAGGCTGAGTTCCAGCAAGTCGATGGAGAGCCGGTATCTTTGAGCGAAGTCTGTTCTATCACGTCGATCCTTGTTGATCCACGAAAGGGCGCATATCTCGATCTGCCGCACGTTGGGGGAGCGAACATAGAGTCAAAGACTGGATGGCTGCTCGACATCAAAACATCGCGTGGCGAAAAATTAAAGTCGAGCAAGTTCGTTTTCGATGAAACAATGGTGCTCTATAACAAGATACGACCTTACCTTATGAAGGTGGCGCGTCCTGACTTCAAGGGGCTATGCAGTGCAGATATGTACCCTTTGGCACCAAACCAGGATAGGCTTACGAGAGACTACTTATTTTACTTGCTGTTGTCTCGAAACTTTACACAGTATGCGATTGGTGGATCAAACCGAGCGGGTATGCCAAAGGTGAATCGTGAACATCTTTTTGCCTACAATTTTATATTACCTCCAGTGGAGCAACAGGTTCGGCTAACTCAAGTAATGGATTCAGCAGCCTCCGCCATCGGAGAGCTTTGCAGTGATATGCGTGCCAGTGCCTTGGAGTCATCGGCTCTTCGACAATCCATTCTGCGTAAAGCTTTTGCAGGAGAATTGTAACCATTATGGCTTATCCACCGTCAGTAAATGTGATCTCGCAATTAATATTTCGTATTCGAGAAGATAAGATACCTGCACATGAAATGGGCGTGGCTCTTGCCGCGCTTATCTATCTGCGCTGGGCCGACTTTCAGGAGTCTGAGCAGGAGGCTATTGCCGCCTTTGACGATGTTGAGTATGAGCCTGTCTTGCCCGTTTTATTGCACTGGCGGACCTGGCATATGTTTTCGCCAAAAGAGGTTCATGAACTTTTCAGAGGACGTCTCCCCCAGATGTTAGAAGGCCTGAATAATTCCCGCTATAACCATTTGGCGACTCATCTGCACCGTATTGCCTCAGCTGTGAGACTTCTGGGTCAGCTATCCCCAAGTTCGCTTGATGTGATGATCCGTTGGCTTGCTGACCAGCCCTTTGAGACTCAGAGCAACCGCCGGGCCTTGCTGGATGTTTTTGACTCATTGTTGCAGATGCTACTTGCAAATAATCAGTATGCGAATAATCGGTTCTTCGGTGAGTTTCATACGCCTGCCCATATCACGCGACTGCTTATTGAAATAGCCTCACCAAACTCTGGCGAGAGTGTGTATGACCCATGCTTTGGTACATCGGGATTTCTTACAGCGGCATATGACTACGTAACGGGCAAGAAGAGTAATGGATTTAACCGTAATGGCGATCCACTGCTTAGGATAGCGGGCGTTGAAATAAACTCTAACGCATATTTAATCGGTCTAACCCGTCTTGTACTCGCCGGCGTTGATGATCCTCAGCTTGAGATGGGAAATAGTCTTGAGCGTCTGCCTTTTAGTAATCCACAGCGCGATGGCTTTGATCTGGTAATACTTAATCCTCCTTGGGGAGGGCGGCAACATCCATCGGGATTAGACCACTTCCCTGTGCGGACCTCAGACTCTACAGGTTTGTTCATCCAACATTCTCTTTCACAGTTGCGGCCCCAGGGGCGGGCTGTAATCATTGTCCCTGAAGGTTTTCTTTTTAGGGGCGGTGCGGAACAACGACTGCGAAGAATGCTTTTGGAACAGCATGCTGTTGAAGCGGTGGTTTCCCTGCCGACGGCAGCTTTTATGCCATACACATCGATAAAAGCGAGTATCCTTGTGCTCAAGCGAGGAGGTCAAACAAAACAGATTCGGATGTTGAATGCTGATTCCTATTTCAAAAAAGGAAAAGGAAGGCAGCCTGCAACTATATCTGACGACAAGGTATTACAGCTTGCGGAGGATCTGCGTTCGCTTCAAGCCACTGAAAATAGCTGGGATGTGGATATCGCAGCGCTTGCTGAGGCTGAATGGGACTTTTCTCCCCGCCGTCGTGATAAAGCCGGATTGTCTGGCGTATTAGATGCGCTTCGATCAAAAGTAGAAGTGCAGCTACTCAGGGAATGCTGTAATATCGTTGTCGGGCGAGCCGTGAAGTCAACAGATCTTATAGATAATATCGTTAACAAAGATTGGGTCAACATATTAATTCCATATGTCCGTATCAAAGATGTGCAGCGCGGGCAGGCAACAAAGGGTTCTTCCTGGTTATCTCCGGAAGCGGCTTCTTCTGTGGAGGCCAACTGGAAGCTCCGTGCTGGTGATGTTTTACTCTCTAAATCCGGCACTATCGGAAAGACGGGAGTAGTACGAAATGGCGCTGTCGGCGCTATCGCCGCCTCTGGCCTATTTGTCATCCGACCTGATCAGGACCGGATAGATCCCTATTTTCTCCTTGCATACTTTGAAAGCTCAGAGTGCCGCGCATGGTTTGCTTCGAAGGCGCGAGGAGCCACTATACAAAACCTTTCTAAAAACGTTCTCGATGAACTGCCAGTCCCTGTGCCGCCATTGCAGATGCAGCATCGCGTTGCTGAAGAATACCGGGACAATAAGGTCGACGCGCTGACGTTCCTGAGCAAGCTGATGACCGAAGGCGAAAGCGATCCTATTGTTGAGTGGCTTGATAAGTTCTATACAAACTTCCCAGCTATTACGGATTCTTTTAATGATCCGCGCGATCTTACTCTCTTGGATCGCCTATCCGACGAAGTTCGTTCCATTCGCAATGCGACCGCACATGACCGATTTGGTCGAGGGGATGCACACCTCGTGGCATGGCTACTCAAATTCAATGAGGCTCTGGCTGGCCTGCGTGGAGTGAAGAGTATTCCTCGCGGTTCCGGGTTACTCAGCGTATTGCAAGAGTCGACTCGTCAAATGGATAATGTGATGCAGATGGTTAGAGGGCAGCAGCGTGAAGAACACATGGCTCAAACCCTGACCAAACTTGTTCAAGAATGGTTAGTTATGGTGAGCTCAGCTTTGTTAAACGATGTAAAGCTAATCTTGAGCACGGAAACAGGATCGTTGAGAGCGGGGGAAATGCTGGATATTTCACTCCAGGTCGATAACCAGGGTCCTTTGCCGCTTCGAGAGGTGCTCATAACTACCTCGCCTGATTTCGGCCACGGTGAGTTTAATTTTCTTGCAGAAAATTCGAAGATTGCAGTTAATCTGTCTGGTGTCGGCCCAAAGGTGACCGGAACTTTCACAATTGTAGCAGATTGGTCTGCCCTAACTCTTGACGGGCAACGAGTGACGGGCTCACGTGAGCTTGCATTTGAGATCAGAGAAGCAATTACTTTATCTGCTGAACCTGTCATAGATATGGGCGGCAGTCCGTATGTTTGCGGAGACCCGGTCAAACCGGATCGCAATGACGTATTTTTCGGTCGTGAGGAATTATTGGATCAGATACGCCGGCAGATCATGCTGAGTGGAAATGTAGTTTTACTTGAAGGGAACCGAAGGGCTGGCAAATCTTCCATATTACGTCACCTTGAGGGGATAGAAGCCGTTCCTGGCTGGCTGGGTGTATACTGCAGCCTTCAAGGTACGGAGGGAAGTCGGGAAGGTGCGGGCGTACCTACGGTAGAGGTTTTTCGAGGTATCGCGATTAGCATTGCGACAAGCTTACAAAGGCTTGGAGCTGAGACACCGTTGCCGGATGGGTCTATTCTTCCCCCAGGGAAAAGACTCGGCATTACCGATGCTTGTATTGCTGGAATCAAGGAGACCTCCCCATTCTCGTATTTTCGTGAGTATATCGAGATTGTTCTTGAAACGCTCGCACAGAAAAAACTTGGGCTGCTGTTAATGCTGGATGAGTTCGACAAGCTTCAGGAAGGTATTGATAGCGGTATCACATCCCCTCAAGTTCCTGAGAACATACGGTTTCTCGTTCAGACCTATCCGCATTTCTCTGCAATACTCACA
This sequence is a window from Nitrospirota bacterium. Protein-coding genes within it:
- a CDS encoding N-6 DNA methylase, which codes for MAYPPSVNVISQLIFRIREDKIPAHEMGVALAALIYLRWADFQESEQEAIAAFDDVEYEPVLPVLLHWRTWHMFSPKEVHELFRGRLPQMLEGLNNSRYNHLATHLHRIASAVRLLGQLSPSSLDVMIRWLADQPFETQSNRRALLDVFDSLLQMLLANNQYANNRFFGEFHTPAHITRLLIEIASPNSGESVYDPCFGTSGFLTAAYDYVTGKKSNGFNRNGDPLLRIAGVEINSNAYLIGLTRLVLAGVDDPQLEMGNSLERLPFSNPQRDGFDLVILNPPWGGRQHPSGLDHFPVRTSDSTGLFIQHSLSQLRPQGRAVIIVPEGFLFRGGAEQRLRRMLLEQHAVEAVVSLPTAAFMPYTSIKASILVLKRGGQTKQIRMLNADSYFKKGKGRQPATISDDKVLQLAEDLRSLQATENSWDVDIAALAEAEWDFSPRRRDKAGLSGVLDALRSKVEVQLLRECCNIVVGRAVKSTDLIDNIVNKDWVNILIPYVRIKDVQRGQATKGSSWLSPEAASSVEANWKLRAGDVLLSKSGTIGKTGVVRNGAVGAIAASGLFVIRPDQDRIDPYFLLAYFESSECRAWFASKARGATIQNLSKNVLDELPVPVPPLQMQHRVAEEYRDNKVDALTFLSKLMTEGESDPIVEWLDKFYTNFPAITDSFNDPRDLTLLDRLSDEVRSIRNATAHDRFGRGDAHLVAWLLKFNEALAGLRGVKSIPRGSGLLSVLQESTRQMDNVMQMVRGQQREEHMAQTLTKLVQEWLVMVSSALLNDVKLILSTETGSLRAGEMLDISLQVDNQGPLPLREVLITTSPDFGHGEFNFLAENSKIAVNLSGVGPKVTGTFTIVADWSALTLDGQRVTGSRELAFEIREAITLSAEPVIDMGGSPYVCGDPVKPDRNDVFFGREELLDQIRRQIMLSGNVVLLEGNRRAGKSSILRHLEGIEAVPGWLGVYCSLQGTEGSREGAGVPTVEVFRGIAISIATSLQRLGAETPLPDGSILPPGKRLGITDACIAGIKETSPFSYFREYIEIVLETLAQKKLGLLLMLDEFDKLQEGIDSGITSPQVPENIRFLVQTYPHFSAILTGSRRLKRLREEYWSALFGLGTRFGVTSLPPDSAGHLVTEPVKGRLTYSKEAVDRAITLTDRQPYLLQCLCNRIFDMAAQLKTRSITLDLVERAGDALVEDNEHFASLWDYAGSDRRRFILALCQREGKSPDSFRLGVIQEQLVNCGIEVEDERIIADLEFLRELELIDLVGESYVLSISLMGTWIERQQDFAVLMSKARSETEDLHE
- a CDS encoding SAM-dependent DNA methyltransferase codes for the protein MTKKIDHRRQEVQQIVKNACDQLNAEGVDARNYVEQLAWLFFLKAFDEAEARREEEASFDDKPYERRLSGNYAWSAWARDTDHPDEMLEFVTGKLWTKLTSPDPKKGLGDDLLAQRFRRIFDNVRNYCRRGVSFAKVVQQVDKLHFADDTDVHVLSEIYEDLLKRVAADSAGYAGEFYTQRHVIRAMVAVVRPKSGDRVYDPCFGTAGFLGEAADFIRKNGSLSGKDLDNLQKNTFYGMEIKPLTYLLGTMNMILHGIEGANLELTNTLEIHSQNVGEKDKYSVILANPPYGGKMDQTMQTNFRVKSAATECLFVQHIMANLAKGGRAGVVIPEGVLFRGGPDQKVRKELIEQFNVHAILSLPAGCFLPYTGVKTNVIFFDRPKDGSGTKNVWFYELTNDGFELKQTRKSIEGNQIPDFLSKWEKRIEGENSWTVPVEQIIERGYDLSAKNPNRKDDYEHRPALELVQSIKAKENRIMELLDELEAILEAKQ
- a CDS encoding restriction endonuclease subunit S, whose translation is MTAWPSKPIGNLCNLINGRAFKPSDWGVSGLPIVRIQNLNDHSKPFNLYKGKFVEKHLIDNDAILLSWSGTPGTSFGCFRWMRGPAILNQHIFKVIVNEEIIDGDFFIYAVNSKLEEMIRQSHGGVGLQHITKSKLEAIRLPVPQLVVQRRIVARIKECLERIEEIESLRATTTQEHDFLLESLIEAEFQQVDGEPVSLSEVCSITSILVDPRKGAYLDLPHVGGANIESKTGWLLDIKTSRGEKLKSSKFVFDETMVLYNKIRPYLMKVARPDFKGLCSADMYPLAPNQDRLTRDYLFYLLLSRNFTQYAIGGSNRAGMPKVNREHLFAYNFILPPVEQQVRLTQVMDSAASAIGELCSDMRASALESSALRQSILRKAFAGEL